A single Methanocaldococcus bathoardescens DNA region contains:
- a CDS encoding GltB/FmdC/FwdC-like GXGXG domain-containing protein, which translates to MLFNIFKKSNKKKLDEFLDENKDKILTLELNKPVDCLCDFTYNFIWQSNFNPETKIKENISFKTLVEHLKNGGIVYIKGNVGKRFCSSMGVDLKYFGGSGGRIKVGTVIVDGDVDTRFGISMLSGTVYINEKNKIKEPMGNVIEVESDIKGYRKFISITEFVEYRYRDEKLLKPNKFDKNKGVLEINDKIKRDTIGARLNEDKTIIVNGDVDLSTGILMKKGKVIVNGNAGKNTGAVLNGGTVIINGNTNDFTGFEMKKGIIVVDGNAGKYLGAKKKGGIIYARDGKEIPPTKKYELNKEDIEFLKSLGYTGKFYKFV; encoded by the coding sequence ATGCTATTCAATATCTTTAAAAAATCCAATAAAAAGAAATTGGATGAATTCTTAGATGAGAATAAAGATAAAATTTTAACATTGGAATTAAATAAACCAGTAGATTGTTTATGTGACTTCACTTACAACTTTATATGGCAAAGTAATTTTAATCCAGAAACTAAAATAAAAGAAAACATTTCCTTCAAAACCCTTGTAGAGCATTTGAAAAATGGCGGGATAGTTTATATAAAAGGAAATGTTGGAAAGAGATTTTGCTCTTCAATGGGTGTTGATTTAAAATATTTTGGTGGAAGTGGGGGAAGAATAAAAGTAGGAACAGTTATAGTAGATGGTGATGTTGATACAAGATTTGGAATAAGCATGTTGTCTGGAACCGTTTATATTAATGAAAAAAATAAGATAAAAGAGCCAATGGGAAATGTTATTGAAGTTGAGAGTGATATTAAGGGCTATAGAAAATTCATATCCATAACAGAGTTTGTTGAATATAGATACAGAGATGAAAAGCTCTTAAAGCCAAATAAATTTGATAAAAATAAAGGAGTTTTGGAGATTAATGATAAAATAAAAAGAGACACTATTGGAGCAAGATTAAATGAAGATAAAACAATTATAGTTAATGGAGATGTTGATTTATCCACTGGAATTTTAATGAAAAAGGGAAAAGTTATTGTTAATGGGAACGCTGGAAAAAATACCGGAGCTGTTTTAAATGGAGGAACTGTTATAATTAACGGAAATACTAATGACTTTACTGGTTTTGAAATGAAAAAAGGAATAATAGTCGTTGATGGAAATGCTGGAAAATATTTAGGAGCTAAAAAGAAAGGTGGAATTATATATGCAAGGGATGGAAAGGAAATCCCTCCAACAAAAAAATATGAATTGAATAAAGAAGACATTGAATTTTTAAAAAGTCTTGGCTACACAGGAAAGTTCTACAAATTTGTATAA
- a CDS encoding 50S ribosomal protein L14e → MPAIEVGRVCIKTAGREAGKVCVIVDILDKNFVIVDGLVKRRRCNIKHLEPTEKKVDIPKGASTEEVKLALDAAGLLKEE, encoded by the coding sequence ATGCCAGCTATTGAAGTAGGAAGAGTTTGTATAAAAACAGCAGGAAGAGAAGCAGGAAAAGTTTGTGTTATCGTAGATATCTTAGATAAAAACTTCGTTATAGTTGATGGATTAGTTAAGAGAAGAAGATGCAACATAAAACACTTAGAACCAACAGAGAAAAAAGTTGATATTCCAAAAGGAGCTTCAACAGAAGAGGTTAAATTAGCTTTAGATGCTGCTGGATTATTAAAAGAAGAATAA
- the cmk gene encoding (d)CMP kinase — translation MIITIGGLPGTGTTTIAKMIAEKYNLRHVCAGFIFREMAKEMGMDLQEFSKYAEQHKEVDEEIDRRQVEIAKQGNVVLEGRLAAWMLLKNGIKPDLTIWFKAPLEVRAERISKRESVDKEIALKKMVEREASEKKRYKEIYNIDLDDLSIYDLVIDTSKWDVEGVFNIVSSAIDNLKR, via the coding sequence ATGATAATCACCATTGGGGGGCTACCAGGGACAGGGACTACAACAATTGCAAAGATGATAGCAGAGAAATATAACTTAAGACACGTATGTGCAGGATTCATATTTAGAGAGATGGCAAAAGAGATGGGGATGGATTTACAGGAATTCAGCAAGTATGCAGAACAGCATAAAGAAGTCGATGAAGAGATAGATAGAAGGCAAGTAGAGATAGCAAAGCAAGGAAATGTTGTGTTAGAAGGTAGATTAGCCGCCTGGATGCTTTTAAAAAATGGAATTAAGCCAGATTTAACAATCTGGTTTAAAGCCCCCCTTGAAGTTAGAGCTGAAAGAATAAGTAAAAGAGAAAGTGTAGATAAAGAAATTGCTTTAAAAAAGATGGTTGAAAGAGAAGCAAGTGAGAAAAAAAGATATAAAGAAATTTATAATATAGATTTAGATGACTTATCCATTTACGATTTGGTTATTGACACTTCAAAATGGGATGTGGAGGGAGTGTTTAATATTGTCTCCTCTGCCATTGATAATTTAAAGAGGTAG
- a CDS encoding 50S ribosomal protein L34e: MPAPRYRSRSYRRIYRRTPGGRIVIHYKRRKPNKAKCAVCGAELHGVPRGRPVEIRKLPKSQRRPERPYGGYLCPRCLKRLMIQKARNLK; encoded by the coding sequence ATGCCAGCACCAAGATACAGGTCAAGGTCATATAGAAGGATATACAGAAGAACCCCAGGAGGAAGAATCGTTATCCATTATAAGAGAAGAAAACCAAACAAGGCAAAATGTGCTGTATGTGGAGCTGAATTACACGGAGTTCCAAGAGGAAGACCTGTTGAGATTAGAAAATTACCAAAATCACAGAGAAGACCTGAGAGACCTTATGGAGGCTACTTATGCCCAAGATGCTTAAAGAGATTAATGATTCAAAAAGCAAGGAACTTGAAGTAA
- a CDS encoding dihydroorotate dehydrogenase, translating to MLKTKICGIEFKNPVFLASGIMGETGSALKRIAKGGAGAVTTKSIGLEPNPGHKNPTIVEVYGGFLNAMGLPNPGVDEYLEEIKKVRDELNRMNVKIIGSVYGKNEEEFAEVAKKMEKYVDIIELNISCPHAKGYGATIGQNPDLSYNVCRAVKKTVNIPVFAKLTPNVTNIVEIAQAVVDAGVDGLVAINTVRGMAIDIKAKKPILGNKFGGLSGRAIKPIGIKVVWDLYENFDVPIIGVGGIMTGEDAIEYMMAGASAVQIGSGVYYRGYDIFKKVCDEIINFLKEENLTLEEIIGIAHE from the coding sequence ATGTTGAAAACAAAAATCTGTGGAATAGAGTTCAAAAACCCTGTTTTTTTAGCAAGCGGGATAATGGGAGAGACAGGAAGTGCATTAAAAAGAATTGCCAAAGGAGGAGCTGGAGCTGTAACAACAAAATCTATAGGGTTGGAGCCGAATCCTGGACATAAAAATCCAACTATTGTAGAGGTTTATGGGGGCTTTTTAAATGCTATGGGGCTACCAAATCCTGGAGTTGATGAGTATTTAGAAGAAATAAAGAAGGTTAGAGATGAATTAAATAGAATGAATGTTAAAATTATTGGCTCAGTTTATGGAAAGAATGAGGAGGAGTTTGCTGAAGTAGCTAAAAAGATGGAGAAATATGTTGATATTATAGAGCTCAACATCTCTTGCCCTCATGCTAAAGGATATGGAGCTACAATAGGACAAAATCCAGATTTATCTTATAATGTTTGTAGGGCAGTTAAAAAGACAGTTAATATCCCAGTTTTTGCTAAATTAACACCAAATGTTACAAATATTGTTGAAATAGCCCAAGCAGTAGTAGATGCTGGAGTAGACGGACTTGTGGCTATAAATACAGTTAGGGGAATGGCTATAGATATTAAAGCAAAAAAGCCAATTTTGGGAAATAAATTTGGTGGTTTAAGTGGGAGAGCAATAAAGCCAATAGGTATAAAAGTTGTTTGGGATTTGTATGAGAATTTTGATGTACCAATCATTGGTGTTGGAGGAATAATGACTGGAGAGGATGCTATTGAATATATGATGGCTGGAGCTTCAGCTGTTCAAATAGGAAGTGGAGTTTATTATAGAGGATATGATATATTCAAAAAAGTTTGTGATGAGATAATAAACTTTCTAAAAGAGGAAAACTTAACATTGGAAGAGATTATTGGAATAGCTCATGAATAA
- a CDS encoding CBS domain-containing protein, with protein sequence MKIACDIPVSEVMSFPVITATKDMSIYDIANIMTEKNIGAVVIVENNKPVGIVTERDIVKRVVSKNLKPKDVLAEEVMSKKIITIPQNASITEAAKIMATHGIKRLPVVKDGELVGIVTQSDIVKVSPELLEIVAEYASIKPEEREVISLDTDEFREEYINGLCENCGYQGRVRLYQGRYLCDECIEEFEEKEE encoded by the coding sequence ATGAAAATCGCATGTGATATTCCTGTTTCAGAGGTTATGAGTTTTCCTGTAATTACAGCTACAAAAGATATGTCAATCTATGACATAGCCAATATAATGACAGAAAAGAATATAGGTGCTGTTGTTATTGTAGAAAACAATAAACCAGTTGGTATTGTAACAGAGAGAGATATTGTAAAAAGGGTAGTTTCAAAAAATTTAAAGCCAAAGGATGTATTGGCTGAGGAAGTGATGAGTAAAAAGATAATTACAATCCCTCAAAATGCTTCAATTACTGAAGCTGCAAAGATAATGGCAACTCATGGAATTAAAAGATTGCCAGTTGTAAAAGACGGAGAATTAGTGGGAATAGTTACCCAAAGTGATATAGTTAAAGTTTCTCCAGAGTTGTTAGAGATAGTTGCAGAATATGCATCAATAAAACCAGAAGAGAGAGAAGTTATTTCATTAGATACTGATGAATTTAGGGAAGAGTATATAAATGGGTTATGTGAAAACTGTGGCTATCAAGGGAGAGTCAGATTGTATCAAGGAAGATACTTATGTGATGAGTGTATAGAAGAATTTGAAGAAAAAGAAGAATAA
- the tmk gene encoding dTMP kinase translates to MFIVFEGIDGSGKTTQSGLLAKKLNAFWTCEPSNSSVGKLIREILSGKIKVDDKTLALLFAADRVEHTKLIKEELKRRDVVCDRYLYSSIAYQSIAGVDEDFIKSINRYALKPDVVFLLIVDIETALKRVKTKDIFEKKDFLEKVQNKYLELAEEYNFIVIDTTKKSINEIHKEILEYLKEYNKVYKL, encoded by the coding sequence ATGTTTATTGTGTTTGAAGGTATAGATGGTAGTGGGAAAACAACTCAGTCAGGACTTTTAGCCAAAAAATTAAATGCATTTTGGACTTGTGAGCCATCAAACAGTTCGGTAGGGAAGTTAATAAGAGAAATATTATCTGGAAAAATAAAAGTAGATGATAAAACCTTAGCTTTATTATTTGCAGCTGATAGAGTAGAGCACACTAAATTAATAAAAGAAGAGCTAAAAAGAAGAGATGTTGTTTGTGATAGGTATTTGTATTCTTCAATAGCATATCAAAGCATTGCAGGAGTTGATGAAGACTTTATAAAATCAATAAATAGGTATGCTTTAAAACCAGATGTTGTTTTTTTGCTAATTGTTGATATTGAGACAGCATTAAAAAGAGTTAAAACAAAAGACATATTTGAAAAAAAGGATTTTTTAGAGAAGGTGCAAAACAAATATTTAGAGTTGGCTGAAGAATACAACTTTATAGTTATTGATACAACAAAAAAGTCAATAAATGAGATTCATAAAGAAATTTTGGAATATCTAAAAGAATATAATAAAGTATATAAATTATAA
- a CDS encoding cation:proton antiporter (subunit G of antiporter complex involved in resistance to high concentrations of Na+, K+, Li+ and/or alkali): protein MFMEQFIGIVKDILVFIASFGILLASYRLWIEKDRKNIIYARIHILGVIDCACFLIFIALGEPLLAFVYLILAPFLAHAIANAAYNDKLSE from the coding sequence ATGTTTATGGAACAATTTATTGGGATTGTCAAGGATATTCTTGTTTTTATTGCTTCATTTGGTATTTTATTAGCTTCTTATAGGTTATGGATAGAGAAAGATAGAAAAAACATCATTTATGCAAGAATCCATATCTTAGGAGTTATTGACTGTGCATGCTTTTTAATTTTTATAGCTTTGGGAGAACCTCTTTTAGCATTTGTTTATTTAATTTTAGCTCCATTCTTAGCTCATGCAATTGCAAATGCTGCATATAATGATAAGTTGTCTGAATAA
- the ftsY gene encoding signal recognition particle-docking protein FtsY — protein sequence MFGKLKEKLLKTASKITEKIYNKGEAEEVKEEKKEKPKISLTNLFRRESKKEEIKKEKTEPEIKKTEIVKTEIPKKVEEDKEEVKEIKEETEKKKISFFDRFGLTRAIKKVLKKEVVILEEDIEDVLEELEIELLEADVALEVVEKLIENIKNELVGRKISPNDNVEEITINAVKNAIKNILSQEKIDIEEIIKKNKAEGKPTVIVFVGINGTGKTTTIAKLAYKLKQKGYSVVLAAGDTFRAGAIEQLEQHAKNVGVKVIKHKQGADSAAVIYDAIQHAKARGIDVVLADTAGRQATNTNLMEEIKKVVRVTKPDLVIFVGDALTGNDAVYQAEEFNNAVNIDGIILTKVDADAKGGAALSIGYAIGKPILYLGVGQRYSDLIEFDADWMVRKLFGEEEFEFSTEREF from the coding sequence ATGTTTGGAAAATTAAAAGAAAAACTTTTGAAAACAGCATCAAAAATTACTGAAAAAATCTACAATAAAGGAGAAGCTGAAGAAGTTAAAGAAGAAAAGAAAGAAAAACCAAAAATTTCTCTAACAAATTTATTTAGAAGAGAATCTAAAAAAGAAGAAATAAAAAAAGAAAAAACAGAACCAGAAATTAAAAAAACTGAAATTGTAAAAACAGAAATTCCTAAAAAAGTAGAAGAAGATAAAGAAGAAGTTAAAGAAATTAAAGAAGAAACAGAAAAGAAAAAAATAAGTTTCTTTGATAGATTTGGTTTAACAAGGGCTATTAAGAAAGTTCTTAAAAAAGAAGTTGTCATCTTAGAGGAAGATATAGAAGATGTGTTAGAAGAGTTAGAAATAGAGCTTTTAGAGGCAGATGTTGCATTAGAAGTCGTAGAAAAGTTAATTGAGAATATCAAAAACGAATTAGTTGGAAGAAAAATATCCCCCAATGATAATGTAGAGGAAATTACAATAAATGCTGTAAAAAATGCTATAAAAAATATCCTATCCCAGGAAAAAATTGATATTGAAGAGATAATCAAAAAGAATAAGGCAGAAGGAAAACCAACAGTTATTGTATTTGTTGGAATCAATGGAACTGGAAAAACCACGACCATAGCTAAATTAGCATATAAATTAAAGCAAAAGGGATATAGTGTTGTATTAGCTGCAGGAGACACTTTCAGAGCTGGAGCTATTGAGCAATTAGAACAGCATGCTAAAAATGTTGGAGTTAAAGTTATTAAGCATAAGCAGGGAGCTGATTCTGCGGCAGTTATTTACGATGCTATACAGCATGCTAAAGCAAGAGGAATTGATGTTGTTTTGGCTGATACAGCAGGAAGACAGGCAACAAACACCAACTTAATGGAAGAAATTAAAAAAGTGGTTAGAGTAACAAAGCCAGATTTGGTTATATTTGTTGGAGATGCTTTAACTGGGAATGATGCTGTATATCAAGCAGAGGAATTCAACAATGCAGTAAATATCGATGGAATTATCTTAACAAAAGTAGATGCCGATGCTAAAGGAGGGGCAGCTCTTTCAATAGGTTATGCAATTGGAAAACCAATTCTATATTTAGGGGTTGGGCAAAGATACTCAGATTTAATTGAGTTTGATGCTGACTGGATGGTTAGAAAATTGTTTGGAGAAGAAGAGTTTGAGTTTTCAACTGAAAGAGAGTTTTAA
- a CDS encoding winged helix-turn-helix domain-containing protein, whose product MECILKREKIKELIKNGKIDNALQIIEEDPSSLEEIYSFLHCNDNQLKINCLAVLRNLYLKGKIQITTLIERLENVFSENDKEIISDAFLFFKEISEVYEEEILKMEELKSKKEDDCNNEEDRNDLPNTKRDKIIIFDILKVIEKNEELKKTQIMYAANLDWKTFNRYITYLLNNKFIKKTDGTYILTPKGKLLLGKIREVFELIYPDK is encoded by the coding sequence ATGGAATGTATTTTAAAACGAGAAAAGATTAAAGAATTAATTAAAAATGGTAAGATAGATAATGCCTTACAAATCATTGAAGAAGACCCTTCATCATTAGAGGAAATATATAGTTTTTTACATTGTAATGATAATCAGTTGAAGATTAACTGTTTAGCAGTTTTAAGAAATTTGTATCTAAAAGGGAAAATACAAATAACTACATTAATTGAACGTTTAGAAAATGTATTTTCAGAAAACGATAAAGAGATAATTTCAGACGCTTTCTTATTTTTTAAAGAAATTTCTGAAGTATATGAAGAAGAGATATTGAAAATGGAAGAGTTAAAATCTAAAAAAGAAGATGATTGTAATAATGAAGAGGATAGAAATGACCTACCCAACACGAAACGAGATAAAATAATAATATTTGATATTTTGAAAGTAATAGAAAAAAATGAAGAACTAAAAAAGACACAAATAATGTATGCTGCAAATTTAGATTGGAAAACATTTAATAGGTATATTACTTATTTATTAAATAATAAATTTATTAAAAAAACAGATGGGACTTATATATTAACACCTAAAGGTAAGTTATTGTTAGGGAAAATTAGAGAAGTATTTGAACTAATTTATCCAGATAAATAA